From the genome of Isachenkonia alkalipeptolytica, one region includes:
- a CDS encoding RNA-guided endonuclease TnpB family protein, translating into MNRAFKFRIYPNREQQELIAKTFGCVRFVYNRMLSDRIAYYKETKKSLHNTPADYKKEYEWLGEVDSLALANAQLNLNKAYANFFRDKSIGFPNFKSKKKNHKSYTTNVVNGNIKLGTGELVLPKLKAVKMKQHREIPKDYTLKSVTISQTATGKYFASLLYAYEQDIKVIEPKVFLGLDYSMKELFISSEGVPAAYPRYYHQALVKLKKEQRKLSKCQKGSQNRNKQRIKVAKLHEKVRDQRKDFLHKLSRQITNAADRVCIENLNMKGMSRALHFGKSVSDNGFGMFVSMLDYKLKDQGKDLIKIDKWFPSSKLCSSCGEKKAELSLSERIYHCEACGIILDRDYNASINIKNEGMRMTLG; encoded by the coding sequence ATGAATCGAGCCTTCAAATTTAGAATCTATCCAAATCGCGAGCAACAAGAACTGATTGCCAAAACCTTTGGCTGTGTTCGCTTTGTCTACAATCGGATGCTTTCGGATCGAATAGCCTATTATAAAGAGACGAAAAAAAGTCTTCATAATACCCCGGCGGACTATAAAAAAGAATATGAGTGGCTAGGCGAAGTAGATAGTTTAGCCCTTGCAAATGCACAGTTGAATTTGAATAAAGCCTATGCCAATTTTTTTCGTGACAAATCCATTGGGTTTCCAAATTTCAAATCGAAAAAAAAGAATCATAAGAGCTATACAACAAACGTAGTGAATGGAAATATTAAGCTCGGAACTGGCGAGTTGGTACTTCCGAAGCTTAAAGCTGTAAAAATGAAGCAACATCGAGAGATCCCGAAGGATTATACCCTCAAATCCGTAACAATCAGCCAAACAGCAACGGGAAAATACTTCGCAAGTTTGTTGTATGCATATGAACAGGATATAAAAGTCATAGAACCGAAAGTGTTTCTCGGGCTGGATTATTCCATGAAAGAACTGTTCATCTCCTCCGAAGGGGTACCAGCGGCCTATCCAAGATATTACCATCAAGCCCTTGTAAAGCTAAAAAAAGAACAACGAAAACTGTCCAAATGCCAAAAGGGAAGCCAAAACCGAAACAAGCAGCGAATCAAAGTTGCCAAACTCCATGAGAAAGTGCGAGACCAACGGAAAGATTTTTTGCACAAATTGTCACGGCAGATAACCAATGCCGCTGACCGCGTGTGCATCGAGAATCTGAATATGAAAGGAATGTCCAGGGCTCTTCATTTTGGTAAAAGTGTTTCAGATAATGGATTTGGTATGTTTGTCAGCATGCTAGATTACAAATTGAAGGACCAAGGAAAAGACCTGATCAAAATCGACAAATGGTTCCCAAGCTCTAAACTCTGTAGTTCCTGTGGTGAAAAGAAAGCAGAACTTTCCCTTTCTGAACGGATCTACCACTGTGAAGCTTGTGGAATTATTCTCGATCGGGATTATAATGCAAGCATCAACATCAAAAATGAAGGGATGCGTATGACACTGGGGTAA